Proteins co-encoded in one Schistocerca cancellata isolate TAMUIC-IGC-003103 chromosome 5, iqSchCanc2.1, whole genome shotgun sequence genomic window:
- the LOC126187630 gene encoding uncharacterized protein LOC126187630: protein MSAVSYLLLAVGAAVVVPAAAYVPSDHDVLGLESEMQPQPQPQLLVYFPKTTEIGCFEGEQPPSGSRGVFFQLDRLLGLDYTCKFITYNMRDYRGTTDAYRFRRLVSMYPEIVRPNRKLQCDPSSGDLEEPQGAEFVILRDGVRRRCRMVAEADSRADAGKLQLLEGYKRLPGGALLLRAWYDLPPLSRSGGLGRRRYGRSPQLSRAQEAARRQDSAAAAAARIHTETQRRKLNGGRG from the coding sequence ATGTCCGCCGTGTCGTACCTCCTGCTGGCTGTCGGTGCCGCCGTAGTCGTCCCGGCGGCGGCCTACGTGCCCTCCGACCACGACGTCCTAGGTCTCGAGTCAGAAATGCAACCACAGCCGCAGCCGCAGCTCCTGGTCTACTTCCCCAAGACGACGGAAATCGGCTGCTTCGAAGGCGAACAACCGCCCTCCGGAAGCAGAGGCGTCTTCTTCCAGCTGGACAGGTTGCTGGGCCTGGACTACACGTGCAAGTTCATCACGTACAACATGCGCGACTACCGCGGCACCACGGACGCGTACCGCTTCCGCCGGCTGGTGTCCATGTACCCGGAGATCGTGAGGCCGAACCGCAAGCTGCAGTGCGACCCCAGCTCCGGCGACCTGGAGGAGCCGCAGGGTGCCGAGTTCGTGATCCTGCGCGACGGCGTGAGGAGGAGGTGCCGCATGGTGGCCGAAGCCGACTCGCGCGCAGACGCGGGCAAGCTGCAGCTGCTCGAGGGCTACAAGCGCCTGCCGGGCGGCGCGCTGCTGCTGCGCGCCTGGTACGACCTGCCGCCGCTGTCCAGGAGCGGCGGGCTCGGCCGCAGGCGTTACGGCAGGTCCCCACAGCTGTCCAGGGCTCAGGAGGCGGCCAGGAGGCAAGACAG